The proteins below come from a single Ictalurus furcatus strain D&B chromosome 15, Billie_1.0, whole genome shotgun sequence genomic window:
- the LOC128618996 gene encoding teashirt homolog 2 isoform X2: MQNEDEGSEKTSAKIPEDKETDNKSSYSFQNSPVSVLSNQEVELESRLSDGSDRLSDFKASSPPESLRDNENHGSKPKDEMYSSLEKMRATYVNFLSDSYWTNIGLDLKVGNTGSKPNCDSSNASTKREFDWHQDALSKTLQQTLSPKPVSKPNLFSSVHLYRQSSKACGTVFTGASRFRCKDCSAAYDTLVELTVHMNKSGHYQDDNHSRQGIASTSSSKSRKRNLQDMEGKEDAQKVLKCMFCGHSFDSLQDLSVHMIKTKHYQKVPLKEPIPVITPKLVPPTKKRAFESTRPCSPDSTTGTIGYSEAQRSSGLTNAPNNRYGYQNGASYTWQFETCKSQILKCMECGSSHDTLQQLTTHMMVTGHFIKVTNSASKKGKQLTLDPLALEKMQTLAEPTCNESEGQKASPKTTASGDSQKMSPKVKKPDQEEERSKDEQQDGADQKCTDASFKYPYLREEDLEQGASGGGDILKSLANTVATAINKAQTGTPSWSAYPSIHAAYQLSGVIKSAPLSASPPIQVKQNHSHRLRLIAPKGKFYQGLRGHETFQGHHNPDIKKERGGVSDDKESQNSKFDLAENDDSDCQDDSSSSSKLDADCVSEGNDTIKGKLSPAFSDTANPSPSPPASNGHSSSSDLVSDSQEVPTINPLSALQSVLNNHLGKANKPRQEGVLSQRIQPIFSELSRGLEKPGSVLTSSAVIRANSNFIFTNNDQPIDLTKNKHKLSSSLSSQSSTPMPQKHALSDIADMVKVLPKATTPKPSIPSRVPAMKLESDVRRFEDVSSEVYSVHKRKGRQSNWNPQHLLILQAQFASSLFQTSEGKYLLSDLGPQERMHISKFTGLSMTTISHWLANVKYQLRKTGGTKFLKNMDTGHPVFYCNDCASQFRMPSAFISHLESHLGFQIKDMSKLPVEHQTKVAEPELAKAFSVRVTEALVTEEDIDSKFKCKLCSRTFASNHAVKLHLSKTHSKSPENHSQFVEMDKE, from the coding sequence ATGCAGAATGAAGATGAGGGGTCTGAAAAGACCAGCGCTAAGATTCCTGAGGACAAGGAAACGGACAACAAGAGCAGCTACAGCTTCCAGAATTCTCCTGTAAGTGTCTTGTCCAACCAGGAGGTCGAACTGGAGTCCCGTCTGAGTGATGGCAGTGATAGACTATCTGACTTCAAGGCCTCTTCCCCACCAGAGAGCCTGAGGGACAATGAGAATCATGGTTCAAAACCCAAAGATGAGATGTACAGTAGCCTTGAGAAAATGAGGGCAACTTATGTCAACTTCCTCTCAGACTCCTACTGGACAAATATTGGACTAGACCTTAAGGTTGGTAACACCGGCAGCAAGCCAAACTGCGACAGCTCCAATGCAAGCACTAAGCGTGAGTTCGACTGGCATCAGGATGCACTGTCCAAAACTTTACAGCAAACACTGTCCCCAAAACCTGTGTCTAAGCCCAACCTGTTCAGCTCTGTGCACCTGTACAGACAAAGCAGCAAAGCATGTGGTACAGTGTTCACAGGGGCCAGTCGCTTCCGCTGCAAAGACTGCAGTGCAGCATATGACACCTTGGTAGAATTGACCGTGCATATGAACAAGAGCGGTCACTACCAAGATGACAACCATAGCAGACAAGGGATTGCCTCCACTTCATCTTCCAAAAGTCGGAAGAGGAACCTACAAGACATGGAAGGCAAGGAGGATGCCCAAAAAgtgctgaaatgtatgttttgtggCCATTCTTTTGACTCTCTCCAAGACCTAAGTGTCCACATGATTAAAACTAAACATTACCAGAAAGTGCCTTTGAAAGAACCTATTCCAGTAATCACTCCTAAATTAGTTCCACCAACAAAGAAGCGTGCCTTTGAATCTACAAGGCCTTGTTCCCCCGACTCCACCACCGGTACTATAGGCTACAGTGAAGCCCAGAGGTCATCTGGTCTTACAAACGCTCCAAACAACCGTTATGGCTATCAAAATGGTGCTAGCTACACATGGCAGTTTGAAACATGCAAATCCCAGATTCTAAAGTGCATGGAATGCGGAAGTTCACATGATACCCTTCAACAGCTGACCACTCATATGATGGTCACTGGTCATTTCATCAAAGTGACAAACTCCGCATCCAAGAAGGGTAAACAGTTAACTCTTGATCCATTAGCATTAGAGAAGATGCAGACACTAGCGGAACCCACTTGTAATGAATCTGAGGGGCAGAAGGCCTCGCCAAAAACTACTGCCTCTGGGGATTCTCAGAAAATGTCCCCAAAGGTAAAGAAACCTGAccaagaagaagagagaagtaaGGATGAGCAGCAAGATGGGGCAGATCAAAAGTGTACTGATGCTAGTTTTAAATATCCATACCTACGAGAGGAGGACCTGGAACAAGGGGCCAGTGGAGGGGGCGATATACTGAAGTCTTTAGCCAACACAGTGGCTACAGCAATTAATAAGGCACAGACGGGGACACCCAGCTGGAGTGCTTACCCCAGCATACATGCAGCTTACCAGCTATCAGGTGTAATTAAGAGCGCCCCTCTTTCTGCGTCTCCCCCCATACAGGTTAAACAGAATCACAGCCACAGATTGAGGCTCATTGCCCCCAAAGGAAAGTTTTATCAGGGACTTCGAGGACATGAGACTTTCCAGGGACATCACAATCCAGACATCAAAAAGGAGAGGGGAGGTGTATCTGATGACAAAGAGAGCCAGAACAGCAAGTTTGATCTGGCAGAGAATGATGACAGTGATTGTCAGGATgattcctcttcctcttcaaaGCTGGATGCAGACTGTGTAAGTGAAGGGAATGACACGATCAAAGGGAAGTTGAGCCCAGCTTTCTCTGACACAGCCAACCCTTCACCAAGCCCTCCTGCCAGCAATGGGCACAGCAGTTCCTCAGACCTTGTCAGCGACTCTCAGGAAGTCCCTACTATAAACCCTTTAAGTGCACTACAGTCTGTCCTGAACAATCATTTGGGGAAGGCAAATAAGCCAAGGCAAGAGGGTGTTCTGTCTCAACGTATCCAACCTATATTCTCAGAACTAAGCCGAGGCCTTGAGAAACCTGGCTCAGTGCTCACGTCCTCTGCTGTAATCAGGGCCAACAGCAACTTCATCTTCACAAATAATGACCAGCCAATAGacttaacaaaaaacaaacacaaactgagTTCCTCTCTCTCGTCACAATCCTCCACTCCTATGCCTCAGAAACATGCACTGTCTGACATTGCTGATATGGTAAAGGTTCTTCCCAAAGCCACAACGCCAAAGCCCTCAATACCATCTAGAGTGCCTGCGATGAAACTGGAGTCAGACGTGAGGCGGTTCGAAGACGTATCCAGTGAGGTGTATTCTGTCCACAAACGTAAAGGCAGGCAATCAAACTGGAACCCTCAGCATTTGCTCATTCTTCAAGCCCAGTTTGCTTCCAGTCTCTTTCAGACCTCCGAGGGCAAGTATCTTCTCTCCGATCTTGGTCCTCAAGAACGGATGCACATCTCCAAGTTTACCGGACTCTCAATGACTACCATCAGCCACTGGCTAGCCAACGTTAAATACCAACTTAGGAAAACAGGTGGGACcaaatttttaaagaacatggaCACGGGCCATCCGGTCTTCTACTGCAACGACTGCGCGTCGCAGTTTCGAATGCCGTCCGCTTTCATATCCCATCTTGAATCCCATCTTGGCTTTCAGATCAAAGACATGAGCAAACTGCCAGTCGAGCACCAGACAAAGGTAGCAGAGCCTGAACTGGCGAAAGCTTTCAGTGTTAGAGTGACAGAAGCACTGGTGACAGAAGAAGACATTGACTCGAAATTCAAATGCAAGCTTTGTAGTCGGACATTCGCCAGCAACCATGCGGTCAAACTTCACTTGAGTAAAACTCACAGCAAATCTCCAGAGAATCATTCACAATTTGTTGAAATGGACAAAGAGTAG
- the LOC128618996 gene encoding teashirt homolog 2 isoform X1, whose translation MPRRKQQAPKRAAVYEPDDDVGAPEPVAEEEGGNDMQNEDEGSEKTSAKIPEDKETDNKSSYSFQNSPVSVLSNQEVELESRLSDGSDRLSDFKASSPPESLRDNENHGSKPKDEMYSSLEKMRATYVNFLSDSYWTNIGLDLKVGNTGSKPNCDSSNASTKREFDWHQDALSKTLQQTLSPKPVSKPNLFSSVHLYRQSSKACGTVFTGASRFRCKDCSAAYDTLVELTVHMNKSGHYQDDNHSRQGIASTSSSKSRKRNLQDMEGKEDAQKVLKCMFCGHSFDSLQDLSVHMIKTKHYQKVPLKEPIPVITPKLVPPTKKRAFESTRPCSPDSTTGTIGYSEAQRSSGLTNAPNNRYGYQNGASYTWQFETCKSQILKCMECGSSHDTLQQLTTHMMVTGHFIKVTNSASKKGKQLTLDPLALEKMQTLAEPTCNESEGQKASPKTTASGDSQKMSPKVKKPDQEEERSKDEQQDGADQKCTDASFKYPYLREEDLEQGASGGGDILKSLANTVATAINKAQTGTPSWSAYPSIHAAYQLSGVIKSAPLSASPPIQVKQNHSHRLRLIAPKGKFYQGLRGHETFQGHHNPDIKKERGGVSDDKESQNSKFDLAENDDSDCQDDSSSSSKLDADCVSEGNDTIKGKLSPAFSDTANPSPSPPASNGHSSSSDLVSDSQEVPTINPLSALQSVLNNHLGKANKPRQEGVLSQRIQPIFSELSRGLEKPGSVLTSSAVIRANSNFIFTNNDQPIDLTKNKHKLSSSLSSQSSTPMPQKHALSDIADMVKVLPKATTPKPSIPSRVPAMKLESDVRRFEDVSSEVYSVHKRKGRQSNWNPQHLLILQAQFASSLFQTSEGKYLLSDLGPQERMHISKFTGLSMTTISHWLANVKYQLRKTGGTKFLKNMDTGHPVFYCNDCASQFRMPSAFISHLESHLGFQIKDMSKLPVEHQTKVAEPELAKAFSVRVTEALVTEEDIDSKFKCKLCSRTFASNHAVKLHLSKTHSKSPENHSQFVEMDKE comes from the coding sequence tgtatgagccagatgatgatgttggtgcCCCTGAACCAGTGGCAGAAGAGGAGGGAGGAAATGACATGCAGAATGAAGATGAGGGGTCTGAAAAGACCAGCGCTAAGATTCCTGAGGACAAGGAAACGGACAACAAGAGCAGCTACAGCTTCCAGAATTCTCCTGTAAGTGTCTTGTCCAACCAGGAGGTCGAACTGGAGTCCCGTCTGAGTGATGGCAGTGATAGACTATCTGACTTCAAGGCCTCTTCCCCACCAGAGAGCCTGAGGGACAATGAGAATCATGGTTCAAAACCCAAAGATGAGATGTACAGTAGCCTTGAGAAAATGAGGGCAACTTATGTCAACTTCCTCTCAGACTCCTACTGGACAAATATTGGACTAGACCTTAAGGTTGGTAACACCGGCAGCAAGCCAAACTGCGACAGCTCCAATGCAAGCACTAAGCGTGAGTTCGACTGGCATCAGGATGCACTGTCCAAAACTTTACAGCAAACACTGTCCCCAAAACCTGTGTCTAAGCCCAACCTGTTCAGCTCTGTGCACCTGTACAGACAAAGCAGCAAAGCATGTGGTACAGTGTTCACAGGGGCCAGTCGCTTCCGCTGCAAAGACTGCAGTGCAGCATATGACACCTTGGTAGAATTGACCGTGCATATGAACAAGAGCGGTCACTACCAAGATGACAACCATAGCAGACAAGGGATTGCCTCCACTTCATCTTCCAAAAGTCGGAAGAGGAACCTACAAGACATGGAAGGCAAGGAGGATGCCCAAAAAgtgctgaaatgtatgttttgtggCCATTCTTTTGACTCTCTCCAAGACCTAAGTGTCCACATGATTAAAACTAAACATTACCAGAAAGTGCCTTTGAAAGAACCTATTCCAGTAATCACTCCTAAATTAGTTCCACCAACAAAGAAGCGTGCCTTTGAATCTACAAGGCCTTGTTCCCCCGACTCCACCACCGGTACTATAGGCTACAGTGAAGCCCAGAGGTCATCTGGTCTTACAAACGCTCCAAACAACCGTTATGGCTATCAAAATGGTGCTAGCTACACATGGCAGTTTGAAACATGCAAATCCCAGATTCTAAAGTGCATGGAATGCGGAAGTTCACATGATACCCTTCAACAGCTGACCACTCATATGATGGTCACTGGTCATTTCATCAAAGTGACAAACTCCGCATCCAAGAAGGGTAAACAGTTAACTCTTGATCCATTAGCATTAGAGAAGATGCAGACACTAGCGGAACCCACTTGTAATGAATCTGAGGGGCAGAAGGCCTCGCCAAAAACTACTGCCTCTGGGGATTCTCAGAAAATGTCCCCAAAGGTAAAGAAACCTGAccaagaagaagagagaagtaaGGATGAGCAGCAAGATGGGGCAGATCAAAAGTGTACTGATGCTAGTTTTAAATATCCATACCTACGAGAGGAGGACCTGGAACAAGGGGCCAGTGGAGGGGGCGATATACTGAAGTCTTTAGCCAACACAGTGGCTACAGCAATTAATAAGGCACAGACGGGGACACCCAGCTGGAGTGCTTACCCCAGCATACATGCAGCTTACCAGCTATCAGGTGTAATTAAGAGCGCCCCTCTTTCTGCGTCTCCCCCCATACAGGTTAAACAGAATCACAGCCACAGATTGAGGCTCATTGCCCCCAAAGGAAAGTTTTATCAGGGACTTCGAGGACATGAGACTTTCCAGGGACATCACAATCCAGACATCAAAAAGGAGAGGGGAGGTGTATCTGATGACAAAGAGAGCCAGAACAGCAAGTTTGATCTGGCAGAGAATGATGACAGTGATTGTCAGGATgattcctcttcctcttcaaaGCTGGATGCAGACTGTGTAAGTGAAGGGAATGACACGATCAAAGGGAAGTTGAGCCCAGCTTTCTCTGACACAGCCAACCCTTCACCAAGCCCTCCTGCCAGCAATGGGCACAGCAGTTCCTCAGACCTTGTCAGCGACTCTCAGGAAGTCCCTACTATAAACCCTTTAAGTGCACTACAGTCTGTCCTGAACAATCATTTGGGGAAGGCAAATAAGCCAAGGCAAGAGGGTGTTCTGTCTCAACGTATCCAACCTATATTCTCAGAACTAAGCCGAGGCCTTGAGAAACCTGGCTCAGTGCTCACGTCCTCTGCTGTAATCAGGGCCAACAGCAACTTCATCTTCACAAATAATGACCAGCCAATAGacttaacaaaaaacaaacacaaactgagTTCCTCTCTCTCGTCACAATCCTCCACTCCTATGCCTCAGAAACATGCACTGTCTGACATTGCTGATATGGTAAAGGTTCTTCCCAAAGCCACAACGCCAAAGCCCTCAATACCATCTAGAGTGCCTGCGATGAAACTGGAGTCAGACGTGAGGCGGTTCGAAGACGTATCCAGTGAGGTGTATTCTGTCCACAAACGTAAAGGCAGGCAATCAAACTGGAACCCTCAGCATTTGCTCATTCTTCAAGCCCAGTTTGCTTCCAGTCTCTTTCAGACCTCCGAGGGCAAGTATCTTCTCTCCGATCTTGGTCCTCAAGAACGGATGCACATCTCCAAGTTTACCGGACTCTCAATGACTACCATCAGCCACTGGCTAGCCAACGTTAAATACCAACTTAGGAAAACAGGTGGGACcaaatttttaaagaacatggaCACGGGCCATCCGGTCTTCTACTGCAACGACTGCGCGTCGCAGTTTCGAATGCCGTCCGCTTTCATATCCCATCTTGAATCCCATCTTGGCTTTCAGATCAAAGACATGAGCAAACTGCCAGTCGAGCACCAGACAAAGGTAGCAGAGCCTGAACTGGCGAAAGCTTTCAGTGTTAGAGTGACAGAAGCACTGGTGACAGAAGAAGACATTGACTCGAAATTCAAATGCAAGCTTTGTAGTCGGACATTCGCCAGCAACCATGCGGTCAAACTTCACTTGAGTAAAACTCACAGCAAATCTCCAGAGAATCATTCACAATTTGTTGAAATGGACAAAGAGTAG